From a region of the Eulemur rufifrons isolate Redbay chromosome 7, OSU_ERuf_1, whole genome shotgun sequence genome:
- the LOC138386204 gene encoding olfactory receptor 5H8-like, producing the protein MEKENETLLTEFVLTGLTYQPDSKIPLFLAFSMIYFVTITGNLGLITVIWNDPHLHIPMYLFLGNLAFVDTWLSSTVTPNMLINFFAKSQMLSLSECMVQFFSFVISVTTECFLLAAMAYDRYVAICKPLLYPVIMTNALCVRLLVLSFLGGFLHASIHVGFLFRLTFCNSNIVHHFFCDIIPLLKISCTDSSINYLLVYIFAGSIQAFTILTVLISYTSVLFTILKKKSVKGIRKAFSTCGAHLLSVFLYYGPLLFMYVLPASLQSNDRDMIDSLFYTVIIPFLNPIIYSLRNKQVIDSLKKTLKGKI; encoded by the coding sequence atggaaaaagaaaatgaaacattgcTGACAGAGTTTGTTCTCACAGGACTTACATATCAACCAGATTCGAAAATCCCCCTGTTCCTGGCATTCTCTATGATATATTTCGTCACTATCACAGGGAACCTTGGTCTGATTACTGTCATCTGGAATGACCCTCACCTTCACATCCCCATGTACTTATTCCTTGGAAATTTAGCCTTTGTGGATACTTGGTTATCATCCACAGTGACCCCCAACATGCTGATCAACTTCTTTGCCAAGAGTCAGATGTTGTCTCTCTCTGAATGCATGGTacaattcttttcctttgtaatcAGTGTAACCACAGAATGTTTTCTCTTGGCAGCAATGGCATATGATCGCTATGTAGCCATATGCAAACCTTTACTCTATCCAGTGATTATGACCAATGCACTATGTGTTCGGCTATTAGTCTTGTCATTCCTAGGTGGCTTTCTTCATGCTAGTATTCATGTGGGTTTTTTATTCAGATTAACCTTCTGTAATTCTAACATAGTACATCACTTTTTCTGTGACATTATCCCATTGTTAAAGATTTCTTGTACTGACTCTTCTATTAATTATCTCCTGGTTTATATTTTTGCTGGTTCGATTCAAGCATTCACCATTCTGACGGTTCTCATCTCTTATACCTCTGTTCTCtttacaatcttaaaaaagaagtcaGTCAAAGGAATAAggaaagccttctccacctgtggaGCTCACCTCTTATCTGTGTTTTTATACTATGGCCCTCTTCTCTTCATGTATGTGCTCCCTGCATCTCTACAATCTAATGATCGAGACATGATAGACTCTCTATTTTACACTGTTATAATTCCTTTCTTAAATCCAATTATCTATAGCCTGAGAAATAAGCAAGTCATAGACTcattgaaaaaaacattaaagggaaaaatttaG
- the LOC138386205 gene encoding olfactory receptor 5H8 — protein sequence MCSEDMEKENATLLTEFILTGLTYQPEWKITLFLAFLVIYLITILGNLGLITLIWNDPHLHIPMYLFLGSLAFVDTWLSSTVTPNMLVNLLAKSQMISFSECMVQFFSFGISATTECFLLAAMAYDRYVAICKPLLYPVIMTNSLCIWLLVLSFLGGFLHATIHVGFLFRLTFCNSNIIYHFYCDIIPLLKISCTDPSINFLMVFILSGSIQVFTIVTILISYTFVLITILKKKSAKGIRKAFSTCGAHLLSVSLYYGPTLYMYVHPASPQAGDQDMMESLFYTVIIPLLNPIIYSLRNKQVIDSLKKTLKVNV from the coding sequence ATGTGTAGTGAGGACATGGAGAAGGAAAATGCCACATTGCTGACAGAGTTCATTCTCACAGGACTTACATATCAACCAGAGTGGAAAATCACCCTGTTCCTGGCATTCTTGGTGATATATCTCATCACCATCTTGGGAAACCTTGGTCTGATTACTCTCATCTGGAATGACCCTCACCTTCACATCCCCATGTACTTATTCCTTGGGAGTTTAGCATTTGTGGATACTTGGTTATCATCTACAGTGACCCCCAACATGCTGGTCAACCTCTTAGCCAAGAGTCAGATGATATCTTTTTCTGAATGCAtggtacaatttttttccttcggAATCAGTGCAACCACAGAATGTTTTCTCTTGGCAGCAATGGCATATGATCGCTATGTAGCCATATGCAAACCTTTACTCTATCCAGTGATTATGACCAATTCACTGTGCATCTGGCTATTAGTCTTGTCATTCCTAGGTGGCTTTCTTCATGCCACTATTCATGTGGGTTTTTTGTTCAGGTTAACCTTCTGTAATTCTAACATAATATATCACTTTTACTGTGATATTATACCATTGTTAAAAATTTCCTGTACTGACCCTTCTATTAATTTTctaatggtttttattttgtctggTTCAATACAGGTATTCACCATTGTGACTATTCTTATCTCTTATACATTTGTTCTCattacaatcttaaaaaagaagtctGCCAAAGGCATAAGGAAAGCCTTCTCCACTTGTGGAGCTCATCTcttatctgtgtctttatacTATGGCCCTACTCTTTACATGTATGTGCACCCTGCATCTCCACAAGCAGGTGATCAAGATATGATGGAGTCTCTGTTTTACACTGTCATAATTCCCTTGTTAAATCCAATTATCTACAGTCTGAGAAATAAGCAAGTCATAGATTCACTGAAAAAAACGTTAAAGGTGAATGTTTAG